A DNA window from Zonotrichia albicollis isolate bZonAlb1 chromosome 2, bZonAlb1.hap1, whole genome shotgun sequence contains the following coding sequences:
- the CLCN4 gene encoding H(+)/Cl(-) exchange transporter 4 gives MVNAGDMNGSGNLMDFLDEPFPDVGTYEDFHTIDWLREKSRDTDRHRKITSKSKESIWEFIKSLLDAWSGWVVMLLIGLLAGTLAGVIDLAVDWMTDLKEGVCLSAFWYSHEQCCWTSNETTFDDRDKCPQWQKWSELLVSQSEGASAYILNYFLYIMWALCFAFLAVSLVRVFAPYACGSGIPEIKTILSGFIIRGYLGKWTLLIKTVTLVLVVSSGLSLGKEGPLVHVACCCGNFFSSLFSKYSKNEGKRREVLSAAAAAGVSVAFGAPIGGVLFSLEEVSYYFPLKTLWRSFFAALVAAFTLRSINPFGNSRLVLFYVEYHTPWYMAELFPFILLGVFGGLWGTLFIRCNIAWCRRRKTTRLGKYPVLEVIVITAITATIAYPNPYTRRSTSELISELFNDCGALESSQLCDYINDPNMTRPVDDIPDRPAGPGVYSAMWQLALALVFKIVITIFTFGMKIPSGLFIPSMAVGAIAGRMVGIGVEQLAYHHHDWIIFRNWCRPGADCVTPGLYAMVGAAACLGGVTRMTVSLVVIMFELTGGLEYIVPLMAAAVTSKWVADAFGKEGIYEAHIHLNGYPFLDVKDEFTHRTLATDVMRPRRGEAPLSVLTQDSMTVEDVETLIKETDYNGFPVVVSKDSERLIGFAQRRELILAIKNARQRQDGVVSNSIVYFTEDPPEVPPNSPHPLKLRRILNLSPFTVTDHTPMETVVDIFRKLGLRQCLVTRSGRLLGIITKKDVLRHMAQMANQDPESIMFN, from the exons ATGGTCAATGCAGGAGACATGAATGGTTCAGGTAACCTGATGGATTTTCTGGATGAGCCTTTCCCTGATGTTGGAACTTATGAGGATTTCCATACCATCGACTGGCTGCGGGAGAAATCGCGTGACACTGATCGCCACCGCAAG ATTACAAGCAAAAGTAAGGAATCCATATGGGAGTTCATCAAGAGTTTGCTGGATGCCTGGTCAGGATGGGTTGTCATGCTTCTCATAGGACTGCTGGCAG GTACATTGGCTGGAGTGATAGATTTAGCTGTGGATTGGATGACAGACCTGAAGGagggtgtctgtctgtctgccttCTGGTACAGCCACGAGCAGTGCTGCTGGACGTCCAATGAGACCACGTTCGATGACAGGGACAAGTGCCCCCAGTGGCAGAAATGGTCGGAGCTGCTCGTGAGCCAGTCCGAG GGTGCAAGTGCTTACATTCTAAACTATTTTCTGTACATTATGTGGGCTCTATGTTTTGCTTTCCTGGCAGTCTCCCTGGTCAGAGTGTTTGCTCCTTATGCCTGTGGCTCTGGAATCCCAGAG ATAAAAACCATCTTGAGTGGGTTCATTATTAGGGGCTACCTGGGAAAATGGACACTTTTAATCAAAACAGTCACCTTGGTTCTGGTGGTGTCTTCAGGCCTCAGCCTTGGGAAAGAGGGCCCATTAGTCCATGTGGCCTGTTGCTGTGGAAACTTCTTCAGCAGCCTCTTCTCTAAGTACAGCAAGAAtgaaggaaagagaagagag GTActttcagctgcagctgctgcaggagtttCAGTTGCCTTTGGGGCTCCAATTGGAGGTGTGCTTTTTAGTCTGGAAGAG GTCAGCTACTACTTTCCCCTGAAGACCCTCTGGAGGTCATTTTTTGCTGCTCTGGTGGCTGCCTTCACGCTGAGGTCCATCAATCCTTTTGGGAACAGCCGGCTGGTGCTGTTCTACGTGGAGTACCACACCCCCTGGTACATGGCCGAGCTCTTCCCCTTCATCCTGCTCGGCGTCTTCGGGGGCCTCTGGGGGACCCTCTTCATCCGCTGCAACATCGCCtggtgcaggaggaggaaaacCACCAGGCTTGGGAAATACCCAGTGCTGGAGGTGATTGTGATAACAGCCATCACCGCCACCATCGCCTACCCCAACCCCTACACGCGCCGGAGCACCAGCGAGCTCATCTCCGAGCTCTTCAACGACTGCGGCGCCCTGGAGTCCTCGCAGCTCTGCGACTACATCAACGACCCCAACATGACCCGGCCCGTGGATGACATTCCCGACAgacctgctggccctggggTCTACTCTGCCATGTGGCAGCTGGCCTTGGCCTTGGTGTTCAAAATTGTCATCACCATATTCACTTTTGGCATGAAG ATCCCTTCAGGCCTTTTTATTCCTAGCATGGCTGTTGGAGCCATAGCTGGCCGGATGGTTGGGATTGGAGTGGAGCAGCTGGCATACCACCATCATGACTGGATCATCTTCAGGAACTGGTGCAGACCTGGGGCAGACTGTGTTACACCGGGCCTTTATGCCatggtgggagcagcagcttgCTTGG GTGGCGTTACTCGAATGACAGTCTCTCTGGTGGTGATTATGTTTGAGCTAACTGGAGGCCTGGAGTACATTGTGCCTCTTATGGCTGCAGCTGTCACAAGCAAGTGGGTGGCAGATGCCTTTGGGAAAGAGGGGATCTATGAAGCTCACATCCACCTGAATGGCTACCCCTTCCTGGATGTGAAGGACGAGTTCACGCACCGCACGCTGGCCACGGACGTGATGCGGCCGAGGCGGGGCGAGGCGCCTCTCTCCGTGCTCACCCAGGACAGCATGACTGTGGAGGACGTGGAGACCCTCATCAAAGAGACTGACTACAATGGCTTCCCAGTCGTGGTTTCCAAAGACTCAGAGAGACTTATTGGATTTGCACAGAGACGAGAGCTGATCCTTGCAATAA AGAATGCGCGCCAGCGCCAGGATGGGGTGGTGAGCAACTCCATCGTGTACTTCACCGAGGACCCCCCAGAAGTGCCACCCAACAGTCCCCACCCGCTGAAACTGCGGAGGATTCTCAACCTGAGCCCTTTCACCGTCACCGACCACACGCCCATGGAAACCGTGGTGGATATCTTCAGAAAGCTCGGGCTCCGGCAGTGCCTGGTGACTCGCAGTGG